One stretch of Pomacea canaliculata isolate SZHN2017 linkage group LG1, ASM307304v1, whole genome shotgun sequence DNA includes these proteins:
- the LOC112577249 gene encoding glutamate receptor ionotropic, kainate 3-like has protein sequence MALSRVKSALSETFPELFVSSNGSSRLLEYTEDEIHYSERLQRPEEYVLCIHQGSGPLSFQPVGVWSSTSGLTMFNVPKPDGVFFNKTLRVGVLEAIPFLKRLSDQSDNIVYEGLCIDILQELSHRLNFSYQLIESTDGLLGAPTANGSWNGLVAMLLHDELDLAIGPLTITSVRQSVIDFTVPYMEDGGAILTKGDKPPDLLYQFRPFSPGVWLLLWFERYPTCTPARLVLGCWWVFSILIVSMYTATLAAMLTVTVGVGNIDSIDDLAESSLTPITLAGSSWETLFLTAKSGAVQNVGRRMVHSPYVKTDADAVKYVMEGSAAYIEGQNIISYLYNKDCKHLHITKDTFISMGLGFAVPKNANYREQMNTVLLELQESGLMNLWRSRWWGLEFDCDNHDGSVRSYRQLDFVSIGGVLILYLAVITLAIVCLFAQLFYKQRKRCRSQKLQGSSTNLSDALHQSQKSHESKTSEKSSENTSQSSLSSDV, from the exons ATGGCGCTCTCCCGTGTGAAGTCTGCTTTATCAGAGACATTCCCAGAACTGTTTGTGTCGTCTAATGGCAGCAGTCGGCTCTTGGAATACACTGAG GACGAAATACATTACAGTGAAAGGCTTCAGAGGCCTGAAGAGTACGTCTTATGCATTCATCAAGGAAGCGGTCCACTCAGCTTCCAACCTGTGGGCGTGTGGTCCTCTACTTCCGGTCTCACAATGTTCAACGTCCCAAAACCTGATGgagttttctttaacaaaactTTGCGCGTGGGAGTGTTGGag GCCATTCCCTTTCTGAAGCGCCTGTCCGACCAGTCCGACAACATCGTGTACGAGGGCCTGTGTATTGACATTCTTCAGGAACTGTCACACCGCCTCAACTTCTC ATATCAGCTTATTGAGTCCACTGATGGTCTCCTTGGTGCTCCCACCGCCAACGGATCATGGAATGGGCTGGTAGCTATGTTGCTGCATGAC GAGCTTGATCTGGCAATCGGCCCGCTGACAATCACATCAGTTCGCCAGTCTGTCATAGATTTCACGGTTCCTTACATGGAAGACGGCGGCGCCATCTTGACCAAGGGAGACAAGCCTCCTGACCTGCTCTACCAGTTCCGTCCCTTTTCGCCGGGCGTGTGGCTGCTGCTCT GGTTCGAGCGGTACCCCACCTGTACGCCCGCCCGACTGGTGTTGGGCTGTTGGTGGGTCTTCTCTATCCTCATCGTCTCCATGTACACGGCCACATTGGCGGCCATGCTGACCGTTACTGTCGGTGTGGGTAACATCGACTCCATCGACGACCTTGCAGAATCGTCGCTCACCCCGATCACCTTGGCGGGTAGCAGCTGGGAGACATTGTTTCTC ACAGCAAAGAGTGGCGCTGTTCAGAATGTCGGGAGGAGAATGGTCCACAGCCCTTATGTCAAAACTGATGCCGACGCTGTGAAGTATGTAATGGAAGGCTCGGCTGCATACATCGAGGGCCAAAACATTATCAGCTACTTGTACAACAAGGACTGCAAACACCTGCACATAACAAAGGACACCTTCATCAGTATGGGGCTGGGTTTCGCCGTGCCAAAGAATGCCAACTACCGAGAACAAATGAACACCGT ACTTCTGGAACTGCAAGAGAGTGGTCTAATGAACCTGTGGCGCAGCAGGTGGTGGGGTCTGGAATTCGACTGTGATAATCACGATGGATCCGTCAGGTCTTACCGACAGTTAGACTTCGTCAGCATAGGTGGCGTTCTCATCTTGTACCTTGCAGTCATCACACTTGCCATCGTCTGCCTCTTCGCCCAGTTGTTCTACAAGCAGCGAAAACGTTGCAGAAGTCAAAAGTTGCAAGGGTCATCGACGAATTTGTCGGATGCTCTACACCAGTCTCAGAAAAGCCATGAAAGCAAAACATCAGAGAAGTCAAGTGAAAACACGAGTCAGAGTTCGCTTTCTTCTGATGTTTGA